From the Veillonellales bacterium genome, one window contains:
- a CDS encoding NYN domain-containing protein, whose protein sequence is MKRTNHFAVREGRLTVNGWKLKQSAIGKAAAELTDIDFSPDIQQKGVDMKIGLDIAWISLNKITERILVITGDSDFIPAIKLARRNGIQVYLFTLAHGVTHELTDQGSDPIY, encoded by the coding sequence TTGAAACGAACCAACCATTTTGCCGTGCGTGAAGGCCGTCTGACGGTAAATGGCTGGAAACTCAAGCAATCGGCAATTGGCAAAGCCGCAGCCGAACTCACCGACATTGATTTTTCGCCCGATATTCAGCAAAAAGGCGTGGACATGAAAATCGGGCTCGATATAGCGTGGATCAGCCTCAACAAGATCACCGAGAGAATACTCGTCATAACCGGAGATTCCGACTTTATTCCCGCGATCAAACTGGCGCGGCGTAATGGAATTCAAGTGTATCTATTCACTCTTGCCCATGGGGTCACCCACGAACTCACCGATCAGGGGTCTGACCCCATTTATTAA
- a CDS encoding oligosaccharide flippase family protein, whose product MRIKDKIQQKIKGLSGDNKSVLTLVGGTAVAQVLSFLFSPVTTRLFSPEVFGDLSVFTSITGIVGIVVCLRYELAIVLPQDDDEGFSLLKLCFIFTAIVSVVTGLVFLFGGEAIYTKFGAKNLAGYWYYVPISLLLTGIIQSSNYWLTRTRQFTVLSWNKVVPVLAVNLVSIGLGFAGNRDIGARLFAILLSNIVNIAVIAKAVAPEFKPKKHVAKYSYKELIKRYKNFLVYDIWGALLNNLSWMIVPILMNAYYGSNAAGQYSIGMRVIQIPASLIGASISQVFLKNASEKRYSKTLYPYCIETTKKLFKYTAPVAIVLLLFGKPLFHFVFGAKWDIAGIYTQILAPWAIIWFISSPISAIYTINQKQNISLITSVLNLITRFLSLYIGMQLKSDLIGLLFFSLSGIFVNSLSIYFCLRIAKKNDRE is encoded by the coding sequence GTGCGAATAAAAGATAAGATACAGCAGAAAATAAAAGGTCTCTCGGGCGACAACAAGTCGGTGCTCACGCTCGTAGGTGGAACAGCAGTCGCCCAAGTGTTGAGTTTTCTTTTTTCGCCGGTTACCACCCGGTTGTTCAGCCCGGAGGTTTTTGGTGACCTATCGGTTTTTACTTCCATAACCGGCATCGTGGGAATCGTCGTCTGCCTGCGGTACGAACTTGCGATTGTCCTGCCGCAGGACGACGACGAGGGTTTTTCGCTCCTGAAGCTGTGCTTTATCTTTACGGCCATAGTGTCCGTCGTGACGGGCCTCGTCTTTCTTTTCGGCGGAGAGGCGATCTACACAAAGTTCGGGGCAAAGAATCTTGCGGGTTACTGGTACTATGTGCCTATAAGCCTGTTACTGACGGGCATCATTCAGTCGTCGAACTACTGGCTGACGCGCACCAGACAATTCACCGTGCTCTCCTGGAACAAGGTGGTACCGGTACTCGCGGTCAACCTCGTATCAATCGGGCTTGGTTTTGCGGGGAACAGGGATATCGGGGCACGACTCTTCGCGATTCTGTTGAGTAATATTGTCAACATCGCCGTCATCGCCAAGGCGGTTGCGCCGGAATTCAAACCAAAGAAGCATGTCGCGAAATACAGCTATAAAGAACTAATAAAAAGATACAAGAACTTCTTGGTGTACGATATCTGGGGAGCTCTGCTTAACAATCTTTCCTGGATGATCGTTCCGATTCTCATGAATGCATATTATGGCAGCAATGCAGCGGGGCAGTACTCAATCGGCATGCGGGTGATCCAAATACCTGCAAGCCTGATCGGGGCATCCATATCGCAGGTCTTTTTGAAAAACGCGAGCGAGAAGCGGTATAGTAAAACACTTTATCCGTATTGCATAGAAACAACAAAAAAGCTATTTAAGTACACGGCGCCAGTTGCTATAGTATTACTTTTATTTGGCAAACCACTTTTTCATTTTGTTTTTGGGGCAAAATGGGACATCGCTGGTATATATACACAGATTTTAGCACCATGGGCTATCATTTGGTTTATATCAAGTCCTATCTCTGCAATTTATACCATTAATCAGAAACAAAATATATCATTGATAACATCGGTCCTAAATCTAATAACAAGATTTCTATCATTATATATTGGTATGCAATTGAAAAGTGACCTAATTGGCTTATTATTTTTTTCGTTATCAGGAATTTTTGTAAATTCTCTCTCAATTTATTTCTGCTTACGAATTGCAAAAAAAAACGATAGAGAGTGA
- a CDS encoding glycosyltransferase: MHILVVPSWYPSEENPILGIFFKEQAEALAKTNETIGVLVLREDSILNIKKILKYRIRVNHFSIKNDSHIQYLELCYISFPKIKSIKKLQRDILVKVITKKYIKIYGKPDIIHLHSFLAGDIALRFKRKYKIPYVVTEHSTGFARDLFPNNDIEYATTIYRNSSKCIAVSNEFCSLLKEKTKCNFIYIPNMVNAKRFIIKYFDNKSYFQFVNIASLDEKKNQIMLVRAFYNQFRSVKDVKLVIAGEGPLKQNIQKEIVSLGIDDQVILFGKASRDEVKTLLQSSDAFVLSSRHETFGVVLIEAMSCGLPVVATKSGGPESIVANKKLGELTEIDVDSLATGMSIVYNSYYDKEYIRKYAIDHFSEDAVTSQLINVYNEIIENR; this comes from the coding sequence ATGCATATTTTGGTCGTTCCTTCTTGGTATCCATCTGAGGAAAATCCAATTCTCGGGATTTTTTTTAAAGAACAGGCAGAAGCATTAGCAAAGACGAATGAAACAATTGGTGTATTAGTACTTAGGGAAGATAGCATTTTGAATATAAAGAAGATCTTAAAATATAGAATTAGAGTGAACCATTTTTCTATTAAAAATGATAGCCATATTCAGTATTTGGAACTTTGTTATATTAGTTTTCCTAAAATCAAATCAATTAAGAAATTACAGCGTGATATACTTGTTAAGGTGATAACAAAAAAATATATAAAGATTTATGGGAAGCCCGATATAATACATTTGCATAGTTTTTTAGCTGGAGATATTGCCCTTAGATTTAAAAGAAAATATAAGATTCCATATGTTGTCACTGAACATTCTACTGGCTTTGCTCGCGACCTATTTCCTAATAATGATATTGAATACGCAACAACTATATACAGAAATTCAAGTAAATGTATTGCAGTAAGCAATGAATTTTGTAGCCTATTAAAAGAAAAAACGAAATGCAATTTTATATATATTCCGAATATGGTCAATGCGAAGAGATTTATTATCAAATATTTTGACAATAAAAGCTATTTTCAATTTGTTAACATTGCTTCACTGGATGAAAAGAAAAACCAGATAATGTTGGTTAGGGCATTTTACAATCAATTTAGAAGTGTAAAAGATGTGAAGTTGGTAATAGCTGGTGAAGGCCCTCTAAAACAAAATATCCAGAAAGAAATAGTGTCATTAGGAATAGACGATCAGGTAATTCTTTTTGGGAAAGCTTCAAGAGATGAGGTAAAAACTCTTCTTCAATCATCAGATGCATTTGTTTTATCAAGCCGACATGAAACATTTGGTGTTGTTCTTATTGAGGCCATGAGTTGTGGATTGCCTGTAGTCGCAACAAAATCAGGAGGGCCAGAATCAATAGTGGCAAACAAAAAATTAGGAGAATTAACGGAAATCGACGTAGATTCATTAGCTACAGGAATGAGTATTGTGTACAATTCATATTATGATAAAGAGTATATACGAAAATATGCAATTGACCATTTTTCCGAAGATGCCGTAACTTCTCAACTAATCAATGTTTATAATGAAATAATTGAAAACCGATAA
- a CDS encoding Gfo/Idh/MocA family oxidoreductase: MLKQNIALIGCGRISYKHIEAALKNRDRLYLAAVCDPVGERVQERAGEYRKGIPESDVAIYADYREMLDKEHPDICAIATESGYHPRIAMDCLNAGAHVICEKPMALSTADADAMIAAADVAHRKLAVCFQNRFNAPVQKARKALEAGRFGRMLHGMIQVRWNRNEEYYSQAPWRGTWALDGGTLMNQCTHGIDLLQWMMGEDAVRVQAATRKFMRPIEAEDFGSAIVEFKSGAVGIIEGSADIYPTNLNETLSLFGEKGSVVIGGLAVNKIETWRFSDAEVVGDTEDVVLNPNEKDPPTVYGFGHSALYADFLDAIEKGKEPLVSGIRGRKALEIILAIYKSQKKGRPVELPLEDFSTLDMKEQFDA; the protein is encoded by the coding sequence ATGCTAAAACAAAATATTGCACTCATCGGCTGTGGCCGAATTAGTTATAAGCATATCGAAGCCGCGCTCAAAAACAGGGATCGGCTTTACCTTGCGGCCGTATGTGATCCTGTCGGCGAACGTGTGCAGGAAAGGGCAGGAGAATACAGGAAGGGCATCCCTGAGAGTGATGTTGCCATTTATGCCGATTACCGGGAGATGCTTGACAAGGAACATCCCGATATTTGCGCCATAGCGACGGAATCGGGCTACCATCCGCGCATCGCCATGGATTGTTTGAATGCCGGCGCCCACGTTATCTGCGAAAAACCGATGGCGCTTTCGACTGCCGATGCAGACGCGATGATTGCTGCTGCCGATGTTGCCCATCGCAAACTTGCCGTGTGCTTCCAAAACCGCTTCAACGCTCCGGTGCAGAAAGCACGGAAGGCGCTGGAGGCTGGACGTTTCGGACGCATGCTTCACGGCATGATCCAGGTACGGTGGAACCGGAACGAAGAGTACTATTCACAGGCACCGTGGCGCGGGACCTGGGCCCTCGACGGTGGGACGCTCATGAACCAGTGTACGCACGGCATCGACCTTCTCCAGTGGATGATGGGCGAAGACGCAGTGCGGGTACAGGCGGCGACACGGAAATTCATGCGCCCCATCGAGGCTGAGGATTTTGGCTCAGCCATCGTCGAGTTCAAGTCGGGGGCCGTCGGTATCATAGAGGGTTCCGCTGATATCTATCCAACGAATCTTAATGAAACCTTGAGTCTGTTTGGCGAGAAGGGGTCGGTCGTCATAGGCGGGCTCGCGGTCAACAAAATCGAGACTTGGCGTTTTTCAGATGCGGAAGTGGTGGGGGACACGGAAGATGTCGTCCTCAATCCCAATGAGAAGGATCCTCCTACAGTTTATGGGTTTGGACACTCGGCACTGTACGCCGATTTTCTCGATGCAATAGAAAAAGGTAAGGAGCCACTTGTGAGTGGGATACGAGGCAGAAAAGCCCTGGAAATCATCCTTGCCATTTACAAGAGCCAAAAAAAGGGGAGGCCGGTCGAACTTCCGCTTGAAGATTTTTCCACTCTGGATATGAAGGAACAATTTGATGCTTGA
- the wecB gene encoding UDP-N-acetylglucosamine 2-epimerase (non-hydrolyzing) translates to MLELMTIVGARPQFIKAAVFSRRVRMAPYADKIHETIVHTGQHYDSNMSDVFFRDMEIPEPEYNLGIGSGTHGATTGAMLANIERLIIEKKPDIVLVYGDTNSTLAGALAASKLHVPVAHVEAGLRSFIMIMPEEQNRVLTDHLSTWLFCPTTTAIDNLKKEGIGISKSPKPTADNKDVVECGDIMYEGSLYYREKAIEKTKNFMAKAPKKFYLLTIHRAENTDDRERMTSIVRAINRFKDVEAVFPVHPRTRKILMKYGLQFEPHVHLIDPVGYFEMLALENKCEFILTDSGGVQKEAYFFRKPCITMQDATGWVEQVEAGWDILVGSDEKKIYETLNKMPKYGKEVQLYGNGQTSKHIAETLLQVV, encoded by the coding sequence ATGCTTGAGTTAATGACGATAGTCGGCGCCCGGCCCCAGTTCATTAAAGCGGCAGTGTTCTCAAGGCGCGTACGCATGGCTCCTTATGCGGATAAGATCCACGAGACGATTGTCCATACGGGGCAGCATTATGACAGCAACATGTCGGACGTATTTTTTCGCGACATGGAAATCCCAGAGCCCGAGTATAACCTCGGCATCGGATCGGGGACGCATGGGGCGACGACGGGTGCCATGCTGGCAAATATTGAAAGGCTGATCATCGAAAAGAAACCGGATATAGTGCTCGTCTACGGCGATACGAATTCGACGCTTGCGGGAGCATTAGCTGCCTCCAAGTTACATGTCCCCGTTGCCCACGTCGAAGCGGGGTTACGCTCTTTCATAATGATCATGCCCGAAGAACAGAATAGAGTATTGACGGATCATCTTTCGACATGGCTGTTTTGTCCTACAACCACCGCCATAGATAATCTTAAAAAAGAGGGGATAGGAATTTCGAAGTCCCCAAAACCTACCGCTGACAATAAAGATGTTGTCGAATGCGGCGACATCATGTATGAGGGGTCGCTTTACTACAGGGAGAAGGCGATAGAAAAGACAAAAAATTTTATGGCAAAAGCGCCGAAAAAGTTTTATCTATTGACCATCCATAGAGCTGAAAACACCGATGATAGAGAACGAATGACCTCCATTGTCAGGGCAATCAATAGATTTAAGGATGTCGAGGCAGTGTTCCCCGTTCACCCGCGAACAAGAAAAATCCTCATGAAATATGGACTCCAGTTTGAACCTCACGTCCATTTGATAGACCCAGTCGGATACTTTGAAATGCTTGCTCTTGAAAATAAGTGTGAATTTATTCTCACTGATTCGGGCGGTGTACAGAAAGAGGCTTATTTCTTTAGAAAGCCTTGCATAACAATGCAAGATGCCACTGGTTGGGTCGAACAAGTTGAAGCTGGGTGGGATATCCTTGTTGGCTCAGATGAGAAAAAGATATATGAGACACTAAATAAAATGCCAAAATACGGCAAAGAGGTTCAGTTGTACGGCAATGGTCAGACATCGAAGCATATTGCAGAAACATTGCTTCAGGTCGTTTAG
- a CDS encoding O-antigen ligase family protein, protein MTKTTYQQKKRPYYDIFLLLMLIAANLGEMASVGKLKLSWLFGLCIFYVIFTLYNNDSGLFKTNNKNKYTLLFVVFWLFYGFIQFLFTFNKEYSISFFSILIINCLLIFQITLQTKDKDDVLYYNKALIVALAINIIIGFWELRTGNHLVKLEGEKNIEYYSNKALGVFGNGNDFSTFLYLGIISLFISLFYEKKHKFLHIIMIFASLFLILVIGARGPLYGALIFLIALPVCCFLIKHINKNVLIVFICTLILLVMIFFIRYPLEEILYQFSSSGNWKSDQYRVDLIKGSLQLLFQSYLLGVGPGQSTNQLGMNPHNFFVELLADYGIFVFAGIALLFLRLFFSFTKTKNVKLSALNMAFVLSFSIVSVSSSSANRIRATWIVISILLSLLSFEEETNE, encoded by the coding sequence ATGACTAAAACTACTTATCAGCAAAAGAAAAGACCTTACTATGATATATTCTTATTACTGATGCTTATTGCCGCAAATTTAGGAGAGATGGCCTCAGTTGGGAAGTTAAAGCTATCTTGGCTCTTTGGATTATGTATATTTTATGTAATTTTTACTTTATATAATAATGATTCAGGGTTGTTTAAAACTAACAATAAAAATAAATATACATTGCTATTTGTTGTATTTTGGCTATTTTACGGATTTATTCAATTTCTATTTACATTTAATAAAGAATATTCAATATCGTTTTTCTCTATATTAATTATCAATTGCTTACTAATATTTCAAATTACACTTCAGACAAAAGATAAAGATGATGTCCTTTATTATAACAAAGCATTAATAGTAGCATTGGCAATAAATATTATAATTGGCTTCTGGGAGTTGAGAACGGGTAATCATCTAGTCAAGTTAGAGGGTGAAAAAAATATTGAGTATTATTCAAATAAAGCCCTTGGAGTATTTGGTAATGGCAATGACTTTAGTACTTTTCTATACCTTGGAATAATATCATTATTCATCAGCCTTTTTTATGAAAAAAAACATAAGTTTTTGCATATTATTATGATTTTTGCTTCTTTATTTTTAATACTAGTAATCGGAGCAAGGGGGCCATTATACGGTGCCCTTATTTTTTTGATTGCATTGCCAGTGTGTTGTTTTTTAATAAAACATATTAATAAAAATGTGTTAATAGTATTTATTTGCACCTTAATTTTATTAGTGATGATATTTTTTATTCGATATCCTTTAGAAGAGATCTTATATCAATTTAGCTCAAGTGGTAATTGGAAAAGTGATCAGTATCGAGTCGATTTGATTAAAGGTTCTTTGCAACTTTTGTTTCAATCATATTTATTAGGAGTAGGTCCTGGGCAGAGTACTAATCAATTGGGAATGAATCCTCATAATTTTTTTGTTGAACTTCTTGCTGATTATGGAATATTTGTATTTGCGGGAATCGCACTATTGTTTCTAAGATTATTTTTTTCTTTTACAAAAACAAAAAATGTAAAACTTTCAGCTTTGAATATGGCATTTGTGTTATCCTTCAGTATTGTATCTGTAAGTTCAAGTAGTGCTAATAGAATAAGGGCAACATGGATAGTAATATCAATATTGTTGTCATTGTTATCTTTTGAAGAAGAAACAAATGAATAA
- a CDS encoding glycosyltransferase family 4 protein codes for MNNVIIIFSFLNIWSINDGKGAPSFYNTIRGYVDDGWKVYLVKPSCGDGITKKMKGLHIVEYRNKFLWKLCHIKRVSFFARILNSIYGDYKLYSIGKRIIEDQPNANIVLYAYEVNGVAAAKRLHDKYGNLFVSRFQGTVLYNVKSTFYNRLKWYPHFYALQRQADVVIMTDDGTFGYDTLKRLNNKSKNVLFLKNGINVEQISESCDKTMEIKAKYGILDTEVVLMTVSRLASWKRIDRAIVALYNTKKYYKECRLIIIGDGDERTKLEYMAKRLNVESDVIFAGAVKQNEVKYYLPLSTIFLSLYDIGNVGNPLFEAMSASRPIITINNGDTGSVIKNYENGILLETKEVDSIHKHILELIYDKRLRTRLGANAKKYTEKSMRSWDDRIGYEIQYIKNHKAFGKMG; via the coding sequence ATGAATAATGTTATTATAATTTTTTCGTTCTTGAACATTTGGTCAATCAATGATGGAAAAGGAGCCCCTTCTTTTTATAATACAATAAGAGGCTATGTTGATGATGGCTGGAAGGTTTATCTAGTAAAGCCATCTTGCGGCGATGGAATTACAAAAAAAATGAAGGGTCTACATATTGTGGAGTACCGAAATAAATTTTTATGGAAACTATGCCATATAAAAAGAGTATCATTTTTTGCACGAATACTTAACTCAATTTATGGTGATTATAAGCTATATTCAATAGGGAAAAGGATAATTGAAGATCAACCAAACGCTAATATTGTGTTATATGCATATGAGGTAAATGGTGTAGCCGCTGCTAAACGACTACATGATAAATATGGCAATTTATTTGTTTCACGGTTTCAGGGGACAGTTTTATATAATGTAAAGAGTACTTTTTATAATAGGTTGAAATGGTATCCACATTTTTATGCATTACAGAGACAGGCTGATGTTGTAATTATGACGGATGATGGGACCTTTGGGTATGATACATTAAAGAGACTTAATAATAAAAGTAAAAATGTACTATTCCTAAAAAATGGTATAAATGTAGAACAGATATCGGAATCTTGTGATAAGACTATGGAAATAAAGGCCAAATATGGAATTCTTGATACCGAAGTTGTTTTAATGACAGTATCTAGGCTCGCGAGTTGGAAACGAATAGATAGAGCTATAGTTGCACTCTATAATACTAAAAAATATTATAAGGAATGTAGGTTAATTATTATAGGCGATGGTGACGAAAGGACAAAATTGGAATATATGGCAAAAAGGTTGAATGTTGAAAGTGATGTTATTTTTGCTGGTGCAGTAAAACAAAACGAGGTAAAGTACTATTTGCCACTTTCGACGATATTTTTGTCTTTATATGATATTGGAAATGTTGGAAATCCACTATTTGAAGCAATGTCGGCTTCTAGACCAATAATTACGATTAACAACGGTGACACGGGATCTGTAATAAAGAATTATGAAAATGGAATACTACTTGAAACAAAAGAAGTTGATAGTATTCATAAACACATTTTAGAATTGATTTATGATAAACGATTAAGGACTCGATTGGGAGCTAACGCAAAAAAGTATACTGAGAAAAGTATGCGCTCGTGGGATGATAGAATTGGATATGAGATTCAGTATATTAAAAACCATAAAGCGTTTGGAAAAATGGGATAG
- a CDS encoding glycosyltransferase, which produces MNILIVPSWYPSKNNSSSGSFFREQAIALAKYGHSVIVLNATFAPRSDYFSPENFRYIKRKDGPIIEYSYVVPTFGFGRISRFAYIIFKKNMFMLFDRIKKDNYIDIVHAHSYFPAGLASCSIGLRESIPVVITEHSTGIRNMKMGSIELKNLNKVVEMGDRFICVSENLKSEVIKVTNTRKEIDVIPNMVSSLFFDYMRTDRCKLQKESDDFVFMSIGSLIQRKRFDTLIDAFAMAFKDNKQVVLNIVGDGPLKKELGKKICYYGLKSQIHLLGQVSRNMVAKNISTSNCFVLVSEYETFGVVYIEAMACGKPVIAVKNGGAEGIVKDSNGILVEENNADQLSAAMIYMYKNAERYDSTLISKYCYDKYSEASVCNQLSLLYTSAIDDFKDKHHIGMLKI; this is translated from the coding sequence ATGAATATTCTTATAGTCCCATCTTGGTATCCAAGTAAAAACAATTCATCTTCTGGATCTTTTTTTCGAGAGCAAGCAATAGCTTTGGCAAAATATGGTCATAGTGTAATAGTTTTAAATGCGACATTTGCGCCTAGAAGTGATTATTTCTCTCCTGAGAATTTTCGCTATATAAAGCGGAAAGATGGTCCAATAATTGAGTATTCCTATGTTGTGCCAACATTTGGTTTTGGACGTATCTCGCGATTTGCTTATATAATATTCAAAAAAAATATGTTTATGCTGTTTGATCGAATCAAGAAAGATAATTATATTGACATAGTCCATGCTCATTCATATTTCCCGGCCGGGCTTGCCTCATGCTCTATTGGGCTACGAGAAAGCATTCCTGTTGTAATTACTGAGCATTCAACTGGTATAAGAAATATGAAAATGGGTAGTATTGAATTAAAGAACTTGAATAAAGTTGTTGAAATGGGGGATAGGTTTATTTGTGTTTCTGAAAACCTGAAAAGTGAAGTAATTAAGGTAACCAATACTAGAAAAGAGATAGATGTAATTCCTAATATGGTTTCATCACTGTTTTTTGATTATATGAGAACAGACAGATGTAAGCTACAAAAGGAAAGTGACGATTTTGTCTTTATGTCAATAGGATCGCTAATTCAACGGAAACGATTTGACACATTAATCGATGCATTCGCAATGGCTTTTAAAGATAATAAACAAGTCGTTTTAAATATTGTTGGTGACGGCCCGTTAAAAAAAGAATTGGGGAAAAAAATTTGTTATTATGGCTTAAAATCTCAAATACATCTTCTTGGGCAAGTGTCGAGAAATATGGTTGCAAAAAATATTTCTACTTCGAATTGCTTTGTACTTGTCAGCGAATATGAAACTTTTGGTGTTGTATATATTGAAGCGATGGCTTGTGGGAAACCTGTTATTGCTGTAAAAAATGGTGGCGCTGAAGGAATAGTGAAAGATTCTAATGGCATACTTGTAGAAGAGAATAATGCTGATCAACTAAGTGCAGCTATGATCTATATGTATAAAAACGCGGAAAGGTACGATTCGACATTGATTTCTAAATATTGTTATGATAAATATTCTGAAGCATCGGTTTGTAATCAATTAAGCTTGCTTTATACATCTGCTATTGATGATTTTAAAGATAAACACCATATTGGTATGCTAAAAATATAA
- a CDS encoding glycosyltransferase family 4 protein codes for MRIIHIEDFFHPNAGYQVNILSKYQAKLGHEVYVVTSEFKKMPNELKYFFGNNSIETLDNEFDKKYNVKIIRVPLVTYISGRSIYANKIFKIVDELRPDILYVHGSDTYIGIRYILRANYLNYPIISDNHMAKMASRNKFRNIFYYFYKKYVSPGIVRNDIKIIKMSNDDYVYRCLGVPQTQTPVIGFGSDLMLFHPDIKTKVAMRDSLNIPQDSFVIVYAGKLNESKGAKFYAEAIKDKITTSKNLIFLIVGNLVGEYGAMLVDLYNTSKNVIIIEPTQKYTDLAKYYQMADIAVFPRQCSLSFFDVQACGLPVLLETNEINCERVKYGNGMLFRSNDISDLREKIYKCINMPETELNVMKNYAISYIKQNYDYENICQRYMEIINSVCKINNSML; via the coding sequence ATGCGAATCATACATATTGAAGACTTTTTTCATCCAAATGCTGGATATCAAGTTAACATATTATCTAAATATCAGGCTAAGCTAGGGCATGAAGTGTATGTAGTAACAAGTGAGTTCAAAAAGATGCCAAATGAACTAAAATATTTTTTTGGCAACAACAGTATAGAAACTTTAGATAACGAGTTTGATAAAAAGTACAATGTAAAAATTATTAGAGTACCGCTCGTAACATATATCTCTGGTCGATCAATCTATGCTAATAAAATATTTAAGATTGTTGATGAATTAAGGCCGGATATTTTGTATGTTCATGGAAGTGATACTTATATTGGTATTAGATATATATTGAGAGCGAATTATTTAAATTATCCAATAATTTCTGACAATCATATGGCAAAAATGGCTTCAAGGAATAAATTCAGAAACATATTTTATTATTTCTATAAAAAATATGTTTCTCCTGGTATTGTAAGAAATGATATAAAAATAATAAAGATGTCAAACGATGATTATGTTTATAGATGTTTAGGTGTCCCTCAAACGCAGACACCAGTGATTGGATTTGGTAGTGATCTTATGTTATTCCATCCTGATATAAAAACAAAAGTTGCCATGCGTGACTCTTTAAATATACCACAAGATAGCTTTGTCATAGTTTATGCTGGTAAATTGAATGAATCGAAAGGCGCAAAATTTTATGCTGAGGCAATCAAAGATAAGATTACTACTAGTAAAAATTTAATATTTCTTATTGTAGGTAATTTAGTTGGTGAATATGGAGCAATGTTGGTTGACTTATATAACACATCAAAAAATGTAATAATCATAGAGCCAACTCAAAAATATACCGATCTTGCAAAATATTATCAGATGGCTGATATCGCTGTTTTTCCCAGACAATGTTCTTTGAGTTTTTTCGACGTTCAAGCTTGCGGATTGCCTGTTTTATTAGAGACTAATGAAATAAATTGCGAAAGAGTAAAATACGGAAACGGGATGTTATTCAGATCAAATGATATAAGTGATCTACGCGAAAAAATATACAAGTGTATCAATATGCCTGAAACAGAATTAAATGTAATGAAAAATTATGCTATCAGCTATATAAAACAAAATTATGATTATGAAAATATATGCCAAAGATATATGGAAATAATAAATTCAGTATGTAAAATAAATAATAGTATGTTATAG
- the rfbA gene encoding glucose-1-phosphate thymidylyltransferase RfbA — protein MKGIILAGGSGTRLYPMTQAISKQLLPIYDKPMIYYPLSVLMLAGIKDILLISTKEDISLYKKLLGDGSRWGIQIHYVVQLLPEGLAQAFILGEDFIAGEECAMILGDNIFWGTGFTDMLVKSANLSSGAEVYAYLVKDPERFGVVAFDRNQKAYSLEEKPKQPKSNWAVTGLYFYDKNVCEYAKTLRPSIRGELEITDLNRIYLEEDKLCVNLLGRGFAWLDTGTYASLLDASNFVATIQRRQGYMIACLEEIAFHNHWIDKDGIEKASSFYSKTEYGNYLKGLIQ, from the coding sequence ATGAAAGGGATCATATTAGCTGGCGGTTCTGGAACACGATTATATCCGATGACTCAAGCAATATCAAAACAATTATTACCAATATACGACAAACCAATGATTTATTATCCATTGTCTGTTCTGATGCTTGCCGGTATAAAAGATATATTACTTATTTCAACTAAAGAAGATATCTCTCTTTATAAAAAACTATTGGGAGATGGATCAAGATGGGGTATACAGATACATTATGTAGTCCAATTGCTACCAGAGGGTTTGGCACAAGCCTTTATTCTGGGGGAAGATTTTATTGCAGGCGAAGAATGTGCAATGATCCTTGGTGATAATATATTCTGGGGCACAGGGTTTACTGACATGTTAGTAAAGTCCGCCAATCTTAGCTCGGGGGCAGAAGTCTATGCATATCTTGTAAAGGACCCTGAACGATTTGGCGTTGTAGCGTTTGATAGGAATCAAAAAGCGTATTCTTTGGAAGAAAAACCTAAACAACCAAAATCGAATTGGGCAGTTACGGGTTTATATTTTTACGATAAAAATGTGTGTGAGTATGCAAAGACATTAAGACCAAGTATACGAGGGGAGCTTGAAATTACGGATTTAAATAGAATTTATCTTGAAGAGGACAAGCTATGTGTCAATCTCTTGGGAAGAGGATTTGCTTGGCTCGATACGGGAACATATGCAAGTTTACTAGATGCATCAAATTTTGTGGCAACGATACAAAGACGTCAGGGGTATATGATTGCTTGTCTGGAAGAAATTGCTTTTCATAATCACTGGATTGATAAAGACGGTATTGAAAAGGCTTCAAGTTTTTACAGTAAAACGGAATATGGCAATTACCTTAAAGGACTGATACAATGA